From Alligator mississippiensis isolate rAllMis1 chromosome 9, rAllMis1, whole genome shotgun sequence, one genomic window encodes:
- the HAND1 gene encoding heart- and neural crest derivatives-expressed protein 1, translating into MNLVGGYPHHRLLHEPFLLACPPERSWVQSWVLGPPDGTPGPPAAAPGPAPGPGPGPGPGSVPGRRRAAGPRKERRRTESINSAFAELRECIPNVPADTKLSKIKTLRLATSYIAYLMDVLARDSPAGGPDPFKAELKKAEGKRRRDVQSDGLPQPPGAGEKRLKGRTGWPQQVWALELNP; encoded by the exons ATGAACTTGGTGGGGGGCTACCCGCACCACCGCCTGCTGCACGAGCCCTTCCTGCTGGCATGCCCCCCGGAGCGCTCCTGGGTGCAGAGCTGGGTGCTGGGCCCCCCCGACGGCACCCCTGGACCGCCCGCCGCAGCCCCCGGACCGGCcccgggccccggccccggccccgggccagGCTCGGTGCCTGGCCGGCGCAGGGCAGCCGGACCCCGCAAAGAGCGGCGCCGCACCGAGAGCATCAACAGTGCCTTCGCGGAGCTGCGCGAGTGCATCCCCAACGTGCCCGCCGACACCAAGCTGTCCAAGATCAAGACCCTGCGCCTGGCCACCAGCTACATCGCCTACCTCATGGACGTGCTGGCCCGCGACAGCCCGGCCGGAGGGCCCGACCCCTTCAAGGCCGAGCTCAAGAAGGCCGAGGGCAAGCGCCGGCGGGACGTG CAGAGCGATGGCTTGCCGCAGCCTCCGGGCGCCGGCgagaagaggctgaaggggcGCACGGGCTGGCCGCAGCAGGTCTGGGCGCTGGAGCTGAACCCCTGA